The nucleotide window TGAAATCGTTGAAATCAAACAGCCAGGATCCATTGTTCTGCAGGCGCGTTTCTTTAGTGAGATCGTTAAAAAGCTTCCGACAGACACAGTGGAAATCGAAGTCCATAATAATCTGCAGACGATCATCCGTTCTGGAAAATCCGAATTCAACCTTAATGGCCTTGATGCAGAAGAATATCCACACCTTCCGCAAATTTCGGAAGAGCATGTATTCAAGATTCCGACAGACTTATTAAAAGGGCTGATCCGCCAGACTGTCTTTTCAGTGTCCACCTCAGAAACACGCCCGATCTTGACAGGTGTAAACTGGAAGGTCGAAAACAATGAACTGATCTGTATTGCAACAGACAGCCACAGACTGGCATTGCGAAAGGCAAGGCTAGAGGCTGACAATACCGAGAACTACAATGTGGTCATTCCAGGAAAAAGCTTGACTGAGTTGAGCAAAATCCTCGATGACAGCTCTGATTCAGTCGATATCGTCATTACCGAAAACCAGGTTTTATTCAAAGCCAAGCATCTGTTATTCTTCTCAAGATTGCTTGAAGGAAACTATCCTGACACAGGACGGCTGATTCCGACTGAAAGCAAAACAGATGTTGTCGTGAATACAAAAGAATTCCTGCATGCTATTGATCGTGCTTCATTGCTCGCTAGAGAGGGACGAAACAATGTCGTCAAGTTTTCCACAATCGAAGGCGGAGCCATCGAAGTTTCTTCCAACACACCAGAAATCGGTACTGTTGTCGAAGAAATCCAGAGCCAGTCTATCGATGGTGAAGAACTGAAAATCTCTTTCAGCGCCAAATATATGATGGACGCCTTAAAAGCACTAGAGGGAACAGAAATCCAGATCAGCTTCACAGGCGCGATGAGACCATTCGTCATCCGTCCGCTTCATGATGATTCCATCCTGCAGCTGATCCTGCCTGTAAGAACTTACTAATTCCATAACGCCACCAGTTTTATTGCTGGTGGTTTTTTTTATATATGAAAAATAGACTTTATTTTAGACAAAAATGATATTTAGCACCTGTTGATTGCAGTGGAAGGCGCGAAGACTCCTCGAAATTGCTAACGCATTTCCTTCGTGCGTGGGCCGGTTCAAGGAAGCCAAGTCAATGTCCTGCGGGATCAGCTGGATAGGAGAGACCTAGGTGAAATGATTCACGTGAGGAATCATTTGCACCCCGCAGACGCCAAAGGCGGCGAGGAGGCTCAGCGCCAGTTAGGAAGAATTGCCTTTTGAAAAAGCCGGCAGTTGGACTTTTTCATTATTCTTCCAGCAGAAAGCGAAGCGCCTGGAACGAAAATCAAAAGGCCAAGGTTACAGGCAAAAAATAAGAAAATTTGTTTCTATGGAAAATATTTAGTAAAATAAAGTATTAAGTCCTTTTGGAAGAAAAGGGTGAGAATCGTGAATGAGGAAATAAAAATCGATACCGAATACATTACGCTTGGCCAGTTCCTTAAATTAGCCGATGTGATTCAATCCGGCGGAATGGCAAAGTGGTTTTTAAGTGAACACGATGTTTTTATCAATGGTGAACAAGATCAGCGAAGAGGAAGAAAGCTTCGTTCCGGAGACCAGGTTGCAATACCTGGATTTGGCGAGTTCGTCATAATGCAATAATCCAGAGGATGAACTGTTCATGTATATAGAGGAACTGCAATTAAGGAATTACCGCAATTACCAGGGGCTCGAGGCGACATTTGAAAATAAGGTGAATGTCATCCTTGGCGAAAATGCCCAGGGGAAAACAAATGTCATGGAATCCATCTATGTGCTTGCAATGGCAAAATCACATCGGACCTCAAATGATAAAGATTTGATTCGCTGGGACGAGGAATATGCTAAAATAGAGGGACGGATTAAAAAAACAAACGGATCGCTGCCCATGCAGCTTGTCATTTCCAAAAAAGGCAAAAAGGCAAAAGTCAACCATCTGGAGCAGCGCAAGCTAAGCCAGTATGTTGGCAACATGAATGTCGTCATGTTTGCACCAGAGGACCTGAACCTTGTAAAAGGTAGCCCTCAGGTAAGAAGACGATTTGTCGATATGGAAATAGGACAGGTATCGGCAGTCTATTTGCATGACATCAGCCAGTACAATAAAATCCTCCAGCAACGGAATCATTATCTCAAGCAGCTGCAGATCAAAAAAGCGACAGACCAGACGATGCTTGATATCCTGACTGAACAATTTATCCAGGCGGCCGCGAGGATCATTCTTAAGCGGTTTGAGTTCCTGAATTTGCTCGAACAATGGGCATTGCCCATCCATCAGGGAATTTCAAGAGGGCTGGAAGACCTGAAAATCATCTATAAACCCTCTGCAGAGGTATCAGAAGGTGATGATTTGTCGAAAATGATAGCAGTGTATGAAGAAAAATTTGCTAAAATAAAGACAAGAGAGATTGACCGGGGAACGACGATGTTCGGTCCGCACCGGGACGATCTGCAATTTTTCGTCAACGGCCGGGATGTCCAGACTTTCGGATCCCAGGGACAGCAGCGGACGACTGCGCTTTCGGTGAAACTGGCTGAAATCGAATTGATCAATGCGGAGATCGGTGAGTATCCAATCCTCCTGCTTGATGATGTCCTGTCTGAGCTGGATGATTATCGCCAATCCCATTTATTGAATACCATCCAGGGGAAAGTTCAAACCTTTGTCACCACCACCAGTGTGGATGGGATTGACCATCAGACATTAAGGGAAGCGGCCACATATAACGTGAAGACCGGCGAAATGTCAAGAATCCAATGAGGTGGACACGATGTATTTGCATGTTGGTGAAGAGGTCCTTGTCAGGACGAAAGATATCATAGCGATATTAGACATGGAAAGCGCCAGTTCTTCTCCTTTCATGGAGGAATTCATCGAGCGGCAGGACAGGGAGATTGTCCAGCTGGCCAAAGGGTCGGCCAAATCAATCGTCGTAACAGGCAATCATATATATTATTCCCCACTGGCATCAGGGACTTTGAAGAAACGCTCACAAAAATTATCCGTTCAGGAGTTTTAATAGATCGGCTTATCCGCAAAAAATGTCGAAAAACACGATGTGTGCGGAAATGCCCACTTGAAATGATTGTAGCTGGGAAATTTTCAGTAAATCCGCTGTTTTATTTTACAGAACCGATTTAGAAAAAAGATGAGTGAAATTGAAAGTGTAGGTGATCGATATGGCAATGGAGGAACAACAATCCATGCAGGGACAAGCGTATGATGAAAACCAGATACAAGTGCTCGAAGGCCTGGAAGCGGTACGCAAACGTCCAGGGATGTATATCGGATCAACGAGTGGAAAAGGTCTGCACCATCTTGTATGGGAAATCGTTGATAATAGTATAGACGAAGCTCTTGCAGGCTACTGTGATGAAATAAACGTCATAATCGAAGAAGATAACAGTATCACTGTAAAGGATAATGGCCGCGGAATCCCTGTCGGTATCCACGAGAAAATGGGACGTCCTGCGGTTGAGGTCATCATGACAGTCCTTCACGCCGGCGGTAAATTCGGCGGCGGAGGCTATAAGGTATCCGGAGGACTCCACGGCGTTGGTGCATCTGTTGTCAATGCCCTGTCTACGTATCTGGAAGTATTTGTCCACCGTGATGGCAAAGTCCATTACCAAAAATTCGAACGAGGTGCTGTCGGTGATCCGTTGAAGATCATTGACGAAACGGACCATACGGGAACAACTGTCCACTTTAAGCCTGACCCGGAAATATTCACTGAAACATTGGAATATGACTATGATACGCTAGCAAACCGCCTGCGCGAGCTTGCCTTCCTGAACAGGGCAATCAAGATTACGATTGAGGATAAGCGCGGCGAAGGCAAAAAGAATGAGTATTACTACGAAGGCGGAATTAAATCGTATGTTGAGCATTTAAACCGCACGCGGGAAGTACTCCATGAAGATCCAATCTATATTGAGGGTGAAAAGGAAGGCATCACTGTCGAGGTCGCTCTCCAATATAACGACAGCTACACTGGCAACATCTATTCTTTCGCGAATAATATCCACACGTATGAAGGTGGAACGCATGAATCAGGCTTTAAGACAGCTTTGACTCGTGTCATCAATGACTATGCCCGTAAGCATGGCATCTTCAAGGAAAGTGACTCCAATCTTTCCGGAGATGATGTTCGTGAAGGCCTGACGGCAATCGTGTCAGTCAAGCACCCTGACCCTCAGTTCGAAGGCCAGACGAAAACAAAACTTGGTAATTCGGAAGTCCGTACGGTAACAGACACGCTGTTTTCCGACCACTTCGAAAAATTCATGCTTGAAAACCCGAATGTCGCAAGGAAGATTGTCGACAAAGGCTTAATGGCAGCAAGAGCCAGACTCGCTGCGAAAAAGGCGCGTGAACTGACCAGAAGAAAGAGTGCGCTCGAAATTTCAAGTTTGCCGGGCAAACTGGCTGACTGTTCTTCAAAGGATCCGTCAATCAGTGAAATATATGTCGTAGAGGGTGACTCTGCGGGTGGTTCCGCCAAGCAGGGCCGTGACCGCCACTTCCAGGCAATCCTGCCATTGCGCGGGAAAATCCTGAACGTTGAAAAGTCACGTCTGGATAAAATCCTATCGAATAACGAGGTAAGAGCAATTATTACGGCAATCGGAACAGGAATCGGCGAAGATTTCGACCTTTCCAAAGCACGTTACCAAAAAATTGTCATCATGACTGATGCCGATGTGGATGGCGCTCATATCCGTACTTTATTATTGACGTTCTTCTACAGATATATGAGAAAAATTCTTGAAGCTGGTTACATTTATATTGCCCAGCCGCCATTATATAAAATCCAGCAAGGCAAAAAAATCGAATATGCTTACAACGACAAGCAGCTCGATCAGATCCTTGCTGAGCTTCCGCAGCAGCCAAAACCAGGCATCCAGCGTTACAAAGGTCTTGGCGAGATGAATCCAGAACAGCTTTGGGAGACGACAATGAACCCTGAGACAAGGACATTGCTCCAGGTAAGCCTTGAGGACGCAATTGAGTCGGATGAAACCTTCGAAATCCTCATGGGTGACAAGGTAGAGCCACGACGCAATTTCATCGAGCAGAATGCACTTTATGTAAAGAACCTGGATATTTAATAAGGCTCTTTTTGAAAAGTACGATTCTTTTTCCAGGATAGAAGGTACGTCCTCTATCCTGATTTTTCTTGAAAAAGGCTGCATTGAACCGGGCTGCTAAGCCCCTGTCTTCTTATGGAATAATGATATGTAATTTGATTACTAGATTAGTGATTGGCATTCGCGCTAAACCTAAGCGCCTGTGCTTTTCGTCTAAAGGAGGTTTCTCTTAAATGGCTGAGACACCAAACTCTCGTGTGAAAGAGATTAATATTAGCCAGGAAATGCGTTCATCCTTCCTGGATTATGCCATGAGTGTAATCGTAGCTCGTGCGCTTCCGGATGTCCGTGACGGCTTAAAGCCCGTACATAGAAGGATTCTATATGCAATGCATGATCTCGGCATGCATTCAGACAAGGCCTATAAAAAATCGGCGAGGATCGTCGGTGAAGTAATTGGTAAGTATCATCCGCATGGTGACTCTGCTGTATACGACACAATGGTCCGTATGGCGCAGGATTTCAACTATCGCTATATGTTAGTCGATGGACATGGCAACTTTGGATCTGTCGATGGCGATGCTGCAGCGGCGATGCGTTACACAGAAGCGCGTATGTCCAAAATTTCGATGGAGCTTTTGCGTGACATCAATAAAGATACAATCGACTATCAGGACAACTATGACGGTTCTGAAAGAGAACCGATTGTCATGCCTTCAAGGTTCCCTAACCTGCTTGTTAACGGTACTTCCGGTATCGCGGTCGGCATGGCAACTAACATTCCGCCGCATCAGCTTGGCGAGGTTATTGATGGCGTATTGGCCATCAGTAAAGACCCTGACATGACCATCATGGAATTGATGGAAATCATCACAGGGCCTGACTTCCCGACAGCAGGACTGATCTTAGGGCGCAGCGGCATCCGTAAAGCTTATGAGACTGGTCGCGGTTCGATTACCCTGCGAGCGAAGGTTGAAATCGAACAGAAATCAAATGGCAAGGAAGTCATTATCGTCAGGGAACTTCCATACCAGGTCAATAAAGCCAAGCTGATTGAGAAAATCGCTGAATTAGTCCGCGACAAGAGGCTTGACGGCATCACAGACTTACGGGATGAATCTGACCGTAAGGGTATGAGGATTGTAATTGAAGTTCGCAAGGATGCGAATGCCAATGTCCTTTTAAATAACCTTTATAAACAAACTGCCTTGCAGACAAGCTTTGGTATCAACCTTCTTGCTTTAGTCGATGGACAGCCGAAGGTTCTTAACCTGAAGCAATGTCTGACATACTATCTTGACCACCAGGTAGTCGTCATTCGACGTCGCACGGAGTTTGAACTCAGGAAGGCAGAAGCCCGTGCCCACATTCTCGAAGGGTTGCGAATCGCACTTGATAATCTTGATGCGGTCATCAGCCTGATCAGAAGCTCACGCACGACAGATATCGCAAGAGAAGG belongs to Mesobacillus sp. AQ2 and includes:
- the dnaN gene encoding DNA polymerase III subunit beta, whose product is MRFIIQRDFLLQSVQDVMKAVTSRTTIPILTGIKIVANEEGVTLTGSDSDISIESFIPKEEAGDEIVEIKQPGSIVLQARFFSEIVKKLPTDTVEIEVHNNLQTIIRSGKSEFNLNGLDAEEYPHLPQISEEHVFKIPTDLLKGLIRQTVFSVSTSETRPILTGVNWKVENNELICIATDSHRLALRKARLEADNTENYNVVIPGKSLTELSKILDDSSDSVDIVITENQVLFKAKHLLFFSRLLEGNYPDTGRLIPTESKTDVVVNTKEFLHAIDRASLLAREGRNNVVKFSTIEGGAIEVSSNTPEIGTVVEEIQSQSIDGEELKISFSAKYMMDALKALEGTEIQISFTGAMRPFVIRPLHDDSILQLILPVRTY
- the yaaA gene encoding S4 domain-containing protein YaaA, with protein sequence MNEEIKIDTEYITLGQFLKLADVIQSGGMAKWFLSEHDVFINGEQDQRRGRKLRSGDQVAIPGFGEFVIMQ
- the recF gene encoding DNA replication/repair protein RecF; the encoded protein is MYIEELQLRNYRNYQGLEATFENKVNVILGENAQGKTNVMESIYVLAMAKSHRTSNDKDLIRWDEEYAKIEGRIKKTNGSLPMQLVISKKGKKAKVNHLEQRKLSQYVGNMNVVMFAPEDLNLVKGSPQVRRRFVDMEIGQVSAVYLHDISQYNKILQQRNHYLKQLQIKKATDQTMLDILTEQFIQAAARIILKRFEFLNLLEQWALPIHQGISRGLEDLKIIYKPSAEVSEGDDLSKMIAVYEEKFAKIKTREIDRGTTMFGPHRDDLQFFVNGRDVQTFGSQGQQRTTALSVKLAEIELINAEIGEYPILLLDDVLSELDDYRQSHLLNTIQGKVQTFVTTTSVDGIDHQTLREAATYNVKTGEMSRIQ
- a CDS encoding extracellular matrix regulator RemB, yielding MYLHVGEEVLVRTKDIIAILDMESASSSPFMEEFIERQDREIVQLAKGSAKSIVVTGNHIYYSPLASGTLKKRSQKLSVQEF
- the gyrB gene encoding DNA topoisomerase (ATP-hydrolyzing) subunit B, translated to MEEQQSMQGQAYDENQIQVLEGLEAVRKRPGMYIGSTSGKGLHHLVWEIVDNSIDEALAGYCDEINVIIEEDNSITVKDNGRGIPVGIHEKMGRPAVEVIMTVLHAGGKFGGGGYKVSGGLHGVGASVVNALSTYLEVFVHRDGKVHYQKFERGAVGDPLKIIDETDHTGTTVHFKPDPEIFTETLEYDYDTLANRLRELAFLNRAIKITIEDKRGEGKKNEYYYEGGIKSYVEHLNRTREVLHEDPIYIEGEKEGITVEVALQYNDSYTGNIYSFANNIHTYEGGTHESGFKTALTRVINDYARKHGIFKESDSNLSGDDVREGLTAIVSVKHPDPQFEGQTKTKLGNSEVRTVTDTLFSDHFEKFMLENPNVARKIVDKGLMAARARLAAKKARELTRRKSALEISSLPGKLADCSSKDPSISEIYVVEGDSAGGSAKQGRDRHFQAILPLRGKILNVEKSRLDKILSNNEVRAIITAIGTGIGEDFDLSKARYQKIVIMTDADVDGAHIRTLLLTFFYRYMRKILEAGYIYIAQPPLYKIQQGKKIEYAYNDKQLDQILAELPQQPKPGIQRYKGLGEMNPEQLWETTMNPETRTLLQVSLEDAIESDETFEILMGDKVEPRRNFIEQNALYVKNLDI